The following are from one region of the Chloracidobacterium sp. genome:
- a CDS encoding inositol-3-phosphate synthase encodes MSKRKLGIAVVGIGGAVGTTMAAGIELLKKGLIGTNGLPLADRAIKGLVDYTDLAFAGWDLFPEDLAKAAESHEVLTYKQHVAVEDELRQIKPWHSVGDERFLSLIEGQNKIGTRGHRATIDKLRADLAGFKAKCDSVVVINLASTEKLAVEGNEIFNTLAGFENALDENADDISPAMLYAYAAIAEGVPYGNFTPSVSADTPALIEFARERNVPIAGKDGKTGQTFIKTVLAPALKSRSLHVDGWYSTNILGNRDGLALSNEDSLASKVKTKSSVLDDILGYEVEDHIVDIRYYRPRGDNKEAWDNIDISGFLGQSMQIKVNFLCKDSILAAPLAIEIARCLDLAQLRGEGGIQEQLSVFFKLPMINSTKPEHAFHKQEELLLSWLAS; translated from the coding sequence ATGTCGAAACGAAAACTAGGAATTGCAGTTGTCGGAATAGGCGGTGCGGTCGGAACGACGATGGCCGCCGGTATCGAACTGCTCAAGAAAGGCCTGATCGGCACCAATGGTCTGCCGCTTGCGGACCGCGCGATCAAAGGACTTGTCGACTACACCGACCTAGCCTTTGCCGGCTGGGATCTTTTCCCCGAAGATCTTGCAAAGGCGGCCGAGAGCCACGAAGTGCTGACATACAAACAACACGTTGCCGTTGAGGACGAACTCCGGCAGATCAAGCCGTGGCATTCCGTCGGTGATGAACGATTTCTTTCGCTAATCGAAGGCCAAAACAAGATCGGTACCCGAGGTCACCGGGCCACGATCGATAAACTCAGAGCCGACCTCGCCGGGTTCAAGGCCAAGTGCGACTCCGTTGTCGTGATCAACCTTGCCTCAACTGAAAAGCTTGCAGTAGAAGGAAATGAGATATTTAACACGCTTGCCGGTTTTGAGAATGCATTGGATGAGAATGCAGACGACATTTCGCCAGCAATGCTTTACGCTTACGCCGCGATCGCCGAAGGCGTTCCGTACGGCAACTTCACGCCGTCCGTATCTGCTGATACACCCGCATTGATCGAATTCGCCCGTGAGCGAAATGTTCCGATCGCCGGAAAGGACGGCAAGACCGGGCAGACCTTTATCAAAACCGTTCTGGCCCCTGCGTTAAAGAGCCGCTCTCTTCATGTTGATGGCTGGTACTCGACCAATATTTTGGGAAACCGCGACGGGCTGGCGCTTTCGAACGAAGATTCGCTGGCTTCGAAGGTGAAAACGAAGAGTTCCGTGCTCGACGACATTCTCGGATACGAGGTCGAAGATCACATCGTTGATATCCGATATTACCGGCCGCGAGGCGACAACAAAGAGGCGTGGGACAATATCGACATCAGCGGATTTCTCGGCCAATCGATGCAGATCAAGGTGAATTTTCTCTGTAAGGATTCGATCCTCGCGGCACCGCTTGCGATCGAGATCGCCCGCTGTCTCGATCTTGCCCAACTGCGCGGCGAAGGCGGAATTCAGGAACAGCTTTCGGTCTTTTTCAAACTGCCGATGATAAATTCAACCAAGCCTGAGCACGCGTTTCACAAACAGGAAGAACTACTGCTCTCCTGGCTGGCGTCCTAA